One Streptomyces sp. NBC_00223 genomic window carries:
- a CDS encoding DUF4082 domain-containing protein has protein sequence MFTRSRLFRGVLCALIAVPAAAVLPLVTGSGAAAADPCGSGMNKIVCENSKPGTPMSDWFSPNSYGNVQGFSTQVSVQAGDTVQFKVQSPIPYHVEVYRLGYYGGDGAREISTAAQASATYPANFTKDGTPGSPPDNTVVDGDADGKPLKCSTNDTGLVDCGNWPVTASWTVPADAVSGLYIANFDQTDGNGVMPYPFVVREDSSHSDIVVQTSDETWQAYNTWGGRNLYQGNGPAPDGRAYQVSYNRPLDIGGDNGVYGSEFEMLSWLEQNGYDVSYLSGVDVSTRPADLVNHKMFMSSGHDEYWTQDQFTNVLNARHAGLNETFFSGNEVSWKTRLAPSVDGTSTANRTLVCYKETKLELGTPDGIPDPDPQVWTGAFLDPGSAVKGEPFQPQNILTGSLFTVNGYRSDAITVPGAYAKLRLWRNTTVANLAANQTATFPVGTLGYEWDSDLATSTRPAGQIDLSSTTVDITDGKVRLDYGNTYGNGTMTHSLVAFRDQTSHALVFGSGTVQWSWGLTNVPTSDPAAAVVTADKRMQQATVNILADMGIQPRTPQSGLVAATASTDTVGPAVTVTSPGLGATAPALRPVTVTGTASDTGGVVARVEVSTDGGTTWHPATGLASWNYTWTPTVPGTVQIKVRAVDDSVNIGATTTIPLTVGPQQCPCTVWPATAVPTHVNGGDGGAVELGVKIRTTTNGSVTGIRFYKSPANTGTHTGSLWTASGHLLATGTFTNETASGWQQMNFATPVPVKPNTTYVASYFAPNGGYSYDGDYFTGGDAGLAPLTALRSGSDGGNGLYHYGSSGGFPSSESSGSNYWVDAVMDTASASTVPPAVTSTSPTSGAVNVPITAPVTAVFSEGLDADTLAFTLKDADGDNVPGVTTFGAANSVTFTPSSQLGLNTTYTASVQADDLWGNSMDEPTAWSFRTSATPPAVTCPCTLWGNSTVPATTDMTGDPNPVELGTRFTSAVSGYITGVTFYKGAGNTGTHTGSLWSDAGTLLATGTFSSETATGWQLLSFGTPVPITAGTRYVVSYHAPNGNYAVDGGYFAGAHQSYPLTATPDTAGSPNGLYAYGAGSAFPNAGYGSANYWVAPIFSTTLPPAQSDGTTTEIH, from the coding sequence ATGTTCACAAGGAGCAGACTCTTCCGGGGAGTTCTGTGCGCCCTGATCGCGGTGCCGGCGGCGGCCGTGCTGCCGCTGGTCACCGGTTCGGGCGCGGCCGCCGCCGATCCGTGCGGATCGGGCATGAACAAGATCGTCTGTGAGAACTCCAAGCCGGGCACGCCGATGTCCGACTGGTTCTCGCCCAACTCCTACGGAAACGTCCAGGGATTCTCCACGCAGGTCAGCGTGCAGGCGGGCGACACCGTGCAGTTCAAGGTGCAGTCGCCGATCCCGTACCACGTGGAGGTCTACCGGCTGGGCTACTACGGCGGTGACGGGGCGCGGGAGATCTCGACGGCCGCCCAGGCGTCGGCCACCTATCCGGCGAACTTCACCAAGGACGGCACCCCCGGCAGTCCGCCGGACAACACGGTCGTCGACGGGGACGCGGACGGCAAGCCGCTCAAGTGCAGCACGAACGACACGGGTCTGGTGGACTGCGGCAACTGGCCGGTGACGGCGAGCTGGACGGTGCCCGCCGACGCGGTCTCGGGGCTGTACATCGCCAACTTCGACCAGACGGACGGCAACGGGGTGATGCCGTACCCGTTCGTGGTGCGCGAGGACTCCAGCCACTCGGACATCGTGGTGCAGACCAGCGACGAGACCTGGCAGGCGTACAACACCTGGGGCGGCCGCAACCTCTACCAGGGCAACGGTCCTGCCCCGGACGGGCGGGCGTACCAGGTCAGTTACAACCGGCCGCTGGACATCGGCGGCGACAACGGGGTGTACGGCTCGGAGTTCGAGATGCTGTCGTGGCTGGAGCAGAACGGCTACGACGTGAGCTATCTGTCCGGCGTGGACGTCTCGACCAGACCCGCGGACCTGGTGAACCACAAGATGTTCATGTCGTCGGGGCACGACGAGTACTGGACCCAGGACCAGTTCACCAATGTCCTGAACGCCCGGCACGCGGGGCTCAACGAGACGTTCTTCAGCGGCAACGAGGTGTCCTGGAAGACCCGGCTCGCGCCCAGCGTCGACGGCACGTCCACGGCGAACCGGACCCTGGTCTGCTACAAGGAGACCAAGCTGGAGCTGGGCACGCCGGACGGCATACCGGACCCCGACCCGCAGGTGTGGACCGGCGCGTTCCTCGACCCGGGCAGCGCGGTCAAGGGCGAGCCGTTCCAGCCGCAGAACATCCTGACCGGCTCGCTGTTCACGGTGAACGGCTACCGCAGCGACGCGATCACCGTGCCGGGCGCCTACGCCAAGCTGCGGCTGTGGCGCAACACCACGGTGGCGAATCTGGCGGCCAACCAGACCGCGACCTTCCCGGTGGGCACGCTGGGCTACGAGTGGGACAGCGACCTGGCGACCAGCACCCGGCCGGCCGGGCAGATCGACCTGTCCTCGACGACGGTCGACATCACCGACGGCAAGGTGCGGCTGGACTACGGCAACACTTACGGCAACGGCACGATGACGCACAGTCTGGTGGCCTTCCGCGACCAGACCTCGCACGCGCTGGTCTTCGGCTCGGGGACCGTGCAGTGGTCGTGGGGTCTGACCAATGTGCCGACCAGCGACCCGGCCGCGGCGGTGGTGACCGCGGACAAGCGGATGCAGCAGGCCACGGTGAACATCCTCGCGGACATGGGCATCCAGCCCAGGACGCCGCAGAGCGGCCTGGTCGCGGCCACCGCCTCCACCGACACGGTGGGCCCGGCGGTCACCGTGACCAGTCCGGGCCTCGGGGCCACCGCGCCCGCGCTGCGGCCGGTGACCGTCACCGGCACGGCGTCCGACACCGGCGGTGTGGTCGCCCGGGTCGAGGTGTCCACGGACGGCGGTACGACCTGGCATCCCGCGACCGGCCTGGCGTCGTGGAACTACACTTGGACGCCGACGGTCCCCGGCACCGTGCAGATCAAGGTGCGGGCGGTCGACGACAGCGTCAACATCGGCGCCACCACCACGATCCCGCTGACCGTGGGCCCGCAGCAGTGCCCGTGCACGGTCTGGCCCGCAACGGCGGTCCCCACCCATGTCAACGGCGGTGACGGCGGCGCGGTCGAACTCGGCGTCAAGATCCGCACCACCACGAACGGTTCGGTCACCGGTATCCGCTTCTACAAGTCGCCCGCCAACACCGGGACGCACACCGGCAGTCTGTGGACGGCCTCGGGCCATCTGCTGGCGACGGGCACCTTCACCAACGAGACGGCGTCGGGCTGGCAGCAGATGAACTTCGCCACGCCGGTGCCGGTCAAGCCCAACACCACGTATGTGGCCTCGTACTTCGCGCCCAACGGCGGATACTCCTACGACGGCGACTACTTCACCGGCGGCGACGCCGGGCTCGCCCCGCTGACCGCGCTCAGGTCAGGCTCCGACGGCGGCAACGGCCTGTACCACTACGGCTCCTCCGGCGGCTTCCCGAGCTCGGAGTCCTCGGGCAGCAACTACTGGGTGGACGCGGTGATGGACACCGCCTCGGCCAGTACGGTGCCGCCGGCGGTCACCAGCACCTCGCCGACCTCGGGCGCCGTGAACGTGCCGATCACCGCGCCGGTCACGGCCGTCTTCAGCGAGGGCCTGGACGCGGACACGCTGGCCTTCACGCTCAAGGACGCCGACGGGGACAACGTGCCGGGCGTCACGACCTTCGGCGCAGCCAACAGCGTGACCTTCACCCCGTCCAGCCAACTCGGCCTGAACACCACCTACACGGCCTCCGTACAGGCGGACGACCTGTGGGGCAACTCGATGGACGAGCCCACCGCCTGGAGCTTCCGCACCAGCGCGACCCCGCCCGCGGTGACCTGCCCGTGCACCCTGTGGGGCAACTCCACGGTGCCGGCCACCACCGACATGACCGGCGACCCCAACCCGGTCGAGCTGGGCACCCGGTTCACCTCGGCGGTCAGCGGCTACATCACCGGCGTCACCTTCTACAAGGGCGCGGGCAACACCGGGACGCACACCGGCAGCCTGTGGTCCGACGCCGGGACGCTGCTGGCCACCGGCACGTTCTCCAGCGAGACCGCGACCGGCTGGCAGCTGCTGTCCTTCGGCACCCCCGTGCCGATCACCGCGGGCACCAGGTACGTGGTGTCCTACCACGCGCCCAACGGCAACTACGCGGTCGACGGCGGGTACTTCGCCGGCGCCCACCAGTCGTATCCGCTGACGGCCACCCCCGACACCGCGGGCAGCCCCAACGGCCTGTACGCGTACGGCGCCGGCAGTGCCTTCCCGAACGCCGGTTACGGGTCGGCGAACTACTGGGTGGCGCCGATCTTCAGCACGACCCTGCCGCCCGCACAGTCGGACGGCACGACCACGGAAATCCACTAG
- a CDS encoding glycosyltransferase gives MSSVSVVIPCYKYGHFLADCVRSVLDEQPGLDVRVLIIDDASPDDSAEAARALAASDPRIEVRVHARNQGHIATYNEGLLEWADGDYAVLLSADDRLVPGALVRAAALLDAHPEAGFCYGRPLRFTHGGPLPKARTRSAGSVVYPGRWWLERRFREGTGCITSPEVVVRTSLQRKVGGYDPKLPHAGDIEMWMRLAAHADVGYVRGADQAFYRVHGANMSTTDFGGQLDDLRQRRVAFESVLDKCGELLPAERLAETVHTRLARFALRRAYRAYDRGRTEVVPVDELVEFARECLPGFAALPEYRALRLRRRIGARAMPYLQPLVLSAVAERGREWLWWQSWKRRGL, from the coding sequence ATGAGCAGTGTCAGCGTCGTGATCCCCTGTTACAAGTACGGCCACTTCCTCGCCGACTGCGTACGCAGTGTGCTGGACGAGCAGCCGGGGCTCGACGTACGGGTGCTGATCATCGACGACGCCTCGCCCGACGACTCGGCGGAGGCCGCCCGCGCGCTGGCGGCCTCCGACCCGAGGATCGAGGTGCGGGTGCACGCCCGCAACCAGGGGCACATCGCCACCTACAACGAGGGCCTGCTGGAGTGGGCCGACGGGGACTACGCCGTCCTGCTCTCCGCGGACGACCGGCTGGTGCCGGGCGCGCTGGTACGGGCGGCCGCGCTCCTGGACGCCCACCCGGAGGCCGGTTTCTGCTACGGCAGGCCGCTGCGCTTCACGCACGGCGGCCCGCTGCCCAAGGCCCGTACCCGGAGCGCCGGTTCGGTGGTCTACCCGGGCCGCTGGTGGCTGGAGCGCCGCTTCCGCGAGGGCACCGGCTGCATCACCTCTCCTGAGGTCGTGGTCCGTACCTCCCTCCAGCGGAAGGTCGGGGGCTACGACCCGAAGCTGCCGCACGCGGGCGACATCGAGATGTGGATGCGGCTGGCCGCGCACGCCGACGTCGGGTACGTACGCGGGGCGGACCAGGCGTTCTACCGGGTGCACGGCGCGAACATGTCCACCACGGACTTCGGCGGCCAGCTGGACGACCTGCGGCAGCGGCGGGTCGCCTTCGAGTCGGTGCTCGACAAGTGCGGCGAACTGCTGCCCGCCGAGCGGCTCGCCGAGACCGTGCACACCCGGCTGGCCCGGTTCGCGCTGCGCCGGGCCTACCGGGCGTACGACCGGGGGCGCACCGAGGTGGTGCCCGTGGACGAGCTGGTGGAGTTCGCCCGGGAGTGCCTGCCGGGCTTCGCCGCGCTGCCGGAGTACCGGGCGCTGCGGCTGCGGCGGCGGATCGGCGCCCGCGCGATGCCGTATCTCCAGCCACTGGTGCTCTCCGCGGTGGCCGAGCGCGGCCGGGAGTGGCTGTGGTGGCAGTCGTGGAAGCGCCGGGGCCTGTGA
- a CDS encoding O-antigen ligase family protein — MTLGELLAVLGRRWYLMAPLTLIGVLMGGYLYTSVPVAYESESSISLLDSSAVAKLAPTYGNPISNAGGSLVVTADVLIRTLQSAGAAHDLGDRGVSDRYTVGFAANASGPLLSLAVTGTDRAKVLRETRTLTDFAGEQLRALQAAARVAPQYYVKAAPIVLPQTPVSQLKSRYQYMAAVVIAGVAGGFFLSFVTESAALARRRRRGEETVRPTRSGGRRGLLRRPLDATTILTGYLALAFFIPSNLTLPALGGVGTPANVFALLGLLWYVASWLTGRIVPAPGTRGPRLVMCLLSAAVLMAYVADATRGGSHEEILGADRGLIGLLVWVSLVVLASAGIQDRDRLDTLLRRLVVMGTVVAAIGYYDFFASTNIADSISIPGLHASVAQISAMDRGSFTRPRSTTAHPLEFGGMLAILVPFAVHQAFDPVRRHAGALRRWAPVAVMGGALPLTVSRTSIIGAALVVLVMVPRWKPQRRWTAIGLLVASVGVFKVLVPGLIGTITTLFSTFLSNSDSSTQARTVKYSAIVPYLRERPLFGRGFGTFTPDLYFFTDNQYMLTLAEMGLLGTVALLALFAAGVHHGGAVRRLAASESDRELGQAFLASAVVGLVISATFDALSFPMFAGMFFLTLGAGGSCLGFVRRQAAARNAAVPDDPSVPGPRTDRPQLVES, encoded by the coding sequence ATGACGCTGGGCGAACTGCTCGCCGTGCTGGGCCGCCGCTGGTACCTGATGGCGCCGCTCACCCTGATCGGGGTGCTCATGGGCGGGTACCTGTACACGTCGGTGCCGGTGGCGTACGAGTCGGAGAGCTCGATCTCGCTGCTGGACTCCTCGGCGGTCGCCAAACTGGCCCCGACGTACGGCAATCCGATCTCGAACGCGGGCGGTTCGCTGGTCGTCACCGCCGATGTGCTGATCAGGACCCTCCAGTCGGCGGGGGCGGCGCACGATCTGGGCGACCGGGGGGTGAGCGACCGCTACACGGTCGGCTTCGCGGCGAACGCCTCGGGCCCGCTGCTCTCGCTGGCCGTCACCGGGACCGACCGGGCCAAGGTGCTGCGGGAGACCAGGACCCTGACCGACTTCGCGGGCGAGCAGCTGCGGGCGCTCCAGGCGGCCGCGCGGGTCGCGCCGCAGTACTACGTGAAGGCCGCGCCGATCGTGCTGCCGCAGACGCCGGTCTCGCAGCTCAAGAGCCGCTACCAGTACATGGCGGCGGTGGTGATCGCGGGCGTCGCCGGGGGGTTCTTCCTCAGCTTCGTCACCGAGTCGGCGGCGCTGGCCCGCCGCCGCAGGCGCGGCGAGGAGACCGTACGGCCGACCAGGTCCGGGGGCCGGCGGGGGCTGCTGCGGCGGCCGCTGGACGCCACCACGATCCTCACCGGCTATCTGGCGCTGGCCTTCTTCATCCCCTCCAACCTCACCCTGCCCGCGCTCGGCGGGGTCGGCACCCCCGCCAATGTCTTCGCCCTGCTCGGGCTGCTGTGGTACGTGGCGTCCTGGCTGACCGGCCGGATCGTGCCCGCGCCGGGCACCCGGGGGCCGCGGCTGGTGATGTGCCTGCTGTCGGCCGCCGTGCTGATGGCCTACGTCGCCGACGCGACCCGCGGCGGCTCCCACGAGGAGATCCTGGGCGCCGACCGGGGGCTGATCGGGCTGCTGGTGTGGGTGTCGCTGGTGGTGCTGGCCTCGGCGGGCATCCAGGACCGGGACCGGCTCGACACGCTGCTGCGGCGGCTGGTGGTGATGGGCACGGTGGTGGCCGCGATCGGCTACTACGACTTCTTCGCCTCGACCAACATCGCCGACTCCATCAGCATCCCGGGCCTGCACGCGAGCGTGGCCCAGATCTCGGCCATGGACCGCGGCTCCTTCACCCGGCCGCGCTCGACCACCGCCCACCCGCTGGAGTTCGGCGGAATGCTGGCGATCCTGGTGCCCTTCGCGGTGCACCAGGCGTTCGACCCGGTGCGCCGGCACGCGGGCGCGCTGCGCCGCTGGGCGCCGGTGGCGGTCATGGGCGGGGCGCTGCCGCTGACGGTGTCCCGGACGTCCATCATCGGCGCCGCGCTGGTGGTGCTGGTCATGGTGCCGCGCTGGAAGCCGCAGCGGCGGTGGACCGCGATCGGGCTGCTGGTGGCGTCCGTCGGCGTGTTCAAGGTCCTCGTGCCGGGTCTGATCGGCACGATCACCACTCTGTTCTCGACCTTCCTGTCGAACTCCGACAGCAGCACCCAGGCCCGTACGGTGAAGTACTCGGCGATCGTGCCCTATCTGCGCGAACGGCCCTTGTTCGGGCGGGGGTTCGGGACCTTCACCCCTGATCTGTACTTCTTCACCGACAACCAGTACATGCTGACCCTGGCCGAGATGGGCCTGCTGGGCACGGTGGCGCTGCTCGCGCTGTTCGCGGCCGGCGTCCACCACGGCGGGGCCGTGCGCAGGCTCGCGGCGAGTGAGTCGGACCGGGAGCTGGGCCAGGCGTTCCTGGCCTCGGCGGTGGTCGGCCTGGTCATCAGCGCCACCTTCGACGCGCTGAGCTTCCCCATGTTCGCGGGCATGTTCTTCCTGACCCTCGGCGCCGGCGGGAGCTGTCTGGGCTTCGTCCGCCGGCAGGCGGCCGCGCGGAACGCCGCCGTGCCGGACGATCCCTCCGTGCCGGGTCCGCGTACGGACCGGCCCCAACTCGTGGAGTCCTGA
- a CDS encoding glycosyltransferase family 2 protein, translating into MPVQSPAAGPVAVLVVTWNSAAVLPGFLASLPAGMEGLDWRLVVADNDSGDTTLEVLDALAPDATVVRTGRNAGYAAGVNAALGAAARWEGGYRAALVCNPDIRMRPGCAAALVGALDAGEAAEAGEPGESGAAGTSPADGGRTGISVPLLYEADGLTPVRSLRREPSVARAFGEAVLGNRRAGRFARWGELVTDPAAYTRPTRADWATGALMALSRACVETCGPWDESFFLYSEETEFCLRARDLGFATRLRPEASAVHLGGDSRVSPRLWTLLTVNRVRLHRRRHGAAATALFWAAVLLREASRALLGRAQNRAAVAALLSPSRLRARPGPAAAAPISATS; encoded by the coding sequence ATGCCCGTCCAGTCCCCGGCCGCGGGGCCGGTCGCCGTGCTCGTCGTGACGTGGAACAGCGCCGCCGTGCTGCCCGGCTTCCTCGCCTCGCTGCCCGCCGGCATGGAAGGTCTCGACTGGCGGCTGGTCGTCGCGGACAACGACTCGGGCGACACCACCCTGGAGGTGCTGGACGCCCTCGCCCCCGACGCGACGGTCGTACGCACCGGCCGCAACGCCGGGTACGCGGCGGGCGTCAACGCCGCGCTGGGCGCCGCCGCGCGGTGGGAGGGCGGCTACCGGGCGGCGCTGGTGTGCAACCCGGACATCCGGATGCGGCCGGGGTGCGCGGCCGCGCTGGTCGGCGCGCTGGACGCCGGGGAGGCCGCGGAGGCCGGGGAGCCCGGGGAGTCCGGGGCGGCCGGTACGTCCCCGGCGGACGGCGGCAGGACCGGGATCAGCGTGCCGCTGCTGTACGAGGCGGACGGCCTGACCCCGGTCCGCTCGCTGCGCCGCGAGCCGAGCGTGGCGCGGGCGTTCGGGGAGGCGGTGCTCGGCAACCGCAGGGCGGGGCGGTTCGCGCGCTGGGGCGAGCTGGTCACCGACCCGGCGGCGTACACCCGGCCCACCCGCGCGGACTGGGCGACGGGCGCGCTGATGGCGCTGTCGCGCGCGTGCGTGGAGACGTGCGGGCCGTGGGACGAGTCGTTCTTCCTCTACTCCGAGGAGACCGAGTTCTGTCTGCGGGCGCGGGACCTGGGTTTCGCCACCCGGCTGCGGCCCGAGGCGTCCGCGGTGCACCTGGGCGGCGACTCGCGGGTCTCGCCGCGGCTGTGGACGCTGCTGACGGTCAACAGGGTGCGGCTGCACCGCCGCCGCCACGGCGCGGCGGCCACCGCGCTGTTCTGGGCGGCGGTGCTGCTGCGGGAGGCGTCGCGGGCGCTGCTCGGCCGGGCGCAGAACCGGGCTGCGGTGGCCGCGCTGCTCAGTCCTTCGCGGCTGCGGGCCCGGCCTGGTCCCGCTGCGGCCGCACCGATATCAGCGACTTCGTGA
- a CDS encoding class I SAM-dependent methyltransferase produces MSDVPGTRSRALRNRFVDAPGSLGERMRLARWERFRRCFPGIAELSVVDLGGTADMWLRAPLRPRHVHVINLEPHPAEVPDWITTQNADVTDPDVAAELGRYDVVFSNSTIEHVGGHSQRLRFAAAVEALAPLHWVQTPYRYFPVEPHFVAPGFQFLPLAARARLVRHWPLTHSRPGTAEEGMNAVINIELLTRAEMRYLFPGSALIGERVLGVTKSLISVRPQRDQAGPAAAKD; encoded by the coding sequence ATGTCCGACGTGCCCGGCACCCGTTCCCGCGCCCTGCGCAACCGATTCGTGGACGCCCCCGGTTCGCTGGGCGAGCGGATGCGGCTGGCCCGCTGGGAGCGCTTCCGGCGCTGCTTCCCCGGCATCGCGGAACTGTCCGTCGTGGACCTCGGCGGGACCGCCGACATGTGGCTGCGGGCCCCGCTGCGCCCCCGGCACGTCCATGTGATCAACCTGGAGCCGCACCCCGCCGAGGTGCCGGACTGGATCACCACGCAGAACGCCGACGTGACCGACCCCGATGTCGCCGCCGAACTCGGCCGCTACGACGTGGTGTTCTCCAACTCGACCATCGAGCACGTCGGCGGCCACAGCCAGCGCCTCCGGTTCGCCGCCGCCGTCGAGGCGCTCGCTCCCCTGCACTGGGTGCAGACCCCGTACCGCTACTTCCCGGTCGAGCCGCACTTCGTGGCGCCCGGCTTCCAGTTCCTGCCGCTGGCCGCCCGCGCCCGGCTGGTACGGCACTGGCCGCTCACCCACAGCCGCCCCGGCACCGCCGAGGAGGGCATGAACGCCGTGATCAACATCGAGCTGCTGACCCGCGCCGAGATGCGCTACCTCTTCCCCGGCTCGGCGCTGATCGGCGAGCGGGTGCTCGGCGTCACGAAGTCGCTGATATCGGTGCGGCCGCAGCGGGACCAGGCCGGGCCCGCAGCCGCGAAGGACTGA
- a CDS encoding class I SAM-dependent methyltransferase produces MLNNLINRHDADRLMRKVRRLDLDPVLAKLRVRGGERVVAHWSRVEPSQTEWWAIPAVIKRWNTLMTGDPDTSFPQYVAREHFAPRRDLRGLSLGCGTGGNELLWAKTGSFALLEGVDVADRRIDFATGAAADEGLSDVLRFRVADVQTMTDDGERFDVLLGLQSLHHFAALDTTLPQLARLIEPGGLFVVDEFVGPTRFQWTDGQLDAANALLATLPEERRRLADGRIKRRVVRPSRMSMVLDDPSEAVDAAALLPGLRRLFDVVEERPYGGTVLHIAFSGIAHNFLGRDAETHDLLERCFAAEDNALPEIGHDFTALVCKPKGAG; encoded by the coding sequence ATGCTCAACAACCTGATCAACCGACATGACGCCGACCGGCTGATGCGCAAGGTCCGGCGGCTCGACCTCGATCCCGTACTGGCCAAACTCCGGGTGCGCGGCGGCGAACGGGTGGTCGCCCACTGGTCGCGGGTCGAGCCCTCGCAGACCGAGTGGTGGGCGATACCGGCGGTCATCAAGCGGTGGAACACGCTGATGACCGGCGACCCCGACACCTCCTTCCCGCAGTACGTGGCCCGCGAGCACTTCGCTCCCCGCCGCGATCTGCGCGGCCTGTCCCTGGGCTGCGGCACGGGCGGCAATGAACTGCTCTGGGCGAAGACCGGGTCGTTCGCCCTGCTGGAGGGCGTGGACGTGGCCGACCGGCGGATCGACTTCGCCACCGGGGCCGCCGCCGACGAGGGGCTGTCCGACGTCCTGCGCTTCCGCGTCGCCGACGTCCAGACGATGACCGACGACGGCGAGCGCTTCGACGTCCTGCTCGGCCTCCAGTCGCTGCACCACTTCGCCGCCCTCGACACCACCCTGCCCCAGCTGGCCCGGCTGATCGAACCCGGCGGCCTGTTCGTCGTCGACGAGTTCGTCGGCCCCACCCGCTTCCAGTGGACCGACGGCCAGCTCGACGCGGCCAACGCGCTGCTCGCGACGCTCCCCGAGGAACGCCGTCGGCTGGCCGACGGCCGGATCAAGCGCCGGGTGGTCCGCCCCAGCCGTATGTCGATGGTGCTGGACGACCCCTCCGAGGCCGTCGACGCGGCCGCCCTGCTGCCCGGCCTGCGGCGGCTGTTCGACGTGGTCGAGGAGCGCCCCTACGGCGGGACCGTGCTGCACATCGCGTTCTCCGGCATCGCGCACAACTTCCTCGGCCGGGACGCGGAGACGCACGACCTGCTGGAGCGCTGTTTCGCCGCCGAGGACAACGCGCTGCCCGAGATCGGCCACGACTTCACCGCCCTGGTGTGCAAGCCCAAGGGCGCCGGCTGA
- a CDS encoding glycosyltransferase family 2 protein translates to MSGGPEDRAAEGAAVPGSAARRAARAPWELAKRLFGWMVLFELRNKVLLAPTAVALRRFENAEVRRLTRSGPRPPAALVATVIATHRRPEALLRAVGSALAQTVTDQIVIVVDDGAGLPELPADPRLFAVGLARNTAVAGVVRNVGIRLTRSRYIAFLDDDNRWEPDHLEQALAALEAPGGPDGVYTALRRVLPDGTDKDVLSVPYDRRRAARESFLDTNAFVARRTRALRFSRLRRTPEVLPREDWELIRRYGRGHRIRHLPVPTVRYLVNPGSFYTEWSD, encoded by the coding sequence ATGAGCGGCGGCCCCGAGGACAGAGCCGCCGAGGGCGCCGCCGTGCCTGGGTCCGCCGCCCGCCGGGCCGCCCGGGCCCCCTGGGAGCTGGCCAAGCGGCTCTTCGGCTGGATGGTGCTCTTCGAACTGCGCAACAAGGTGCTGCTCGCGCCCACGGCCGTGGCGCTGCGCCGCTTCGAGAACGCCGAAGTCCGCCGGCTCACCCGGTCCGGGCCACGCCCGCCCGCCGCGCTGGTCGCCACGGTGATCGCCACCCACCGGCGCCCCGAGGCACTGCTGCGGGCGGTCGGCTCCGCGCTGGCCCAGACCGTGACCGACCAGATCGTCATCGTCGTGGACGACGGCGCCGGACTGCCCGAACTGCCCGCCGACCCACGGCTGTTCGCCGTCGGCCTGGCCCGCAACACCGCCGTCGCGGGCGTCGTCCGCAACGTCGGCATCCGGCTCACCCGGTCCCGTTACATCGCCTTCCTGGACGACGACAACCGGTGGGAGCCCGACCATCTGGAACAGGCACTGGCCGCCCTTGAGGCGCCCGGCGGCCCCGACGGCGTCTACACCGCGCTGCGGCGGGTGCTGCCCGACGGCACCGACAAGGACGTGCTGTCCGTGCCGTACGACCGCCGCAGGGCCGCCCGCGAGTCGTTCCTCGACACCAACGCCTTCGTCGCCCGCCGCACCCGCGCCCTGCGCTTCAGCCGGCTGCGCCGCACCCCCGAGGTGCTGCCCCGCGAGGACTGGGAGCTGATCCGCCGTTACGGCCGGGGCCACCGGATACGGCATCTTCCGGTCCCCACCGTGCGCTATCTCGTCAACCCCGGGAGTTTCTATACGGAATGGAGTGATTGA